The Drosophila suzukii chromosome X, CBGP_Dsuzu_IsoJpt1.0, whole genome shotgun sequence DNA window TGTGGCCGCGGCTTCGCAGAGAGGGTCTCCTCCCGGTCCCCAGAAATGGCTATTTTACAGAGAGAGAAAACATTGGTATTAGGGGACACGCTTCAAGAAGATTGGTTTAGAATTGTAGTGGGAAATTTCAATTTAAGATGAAATATCCGTGTGCCTTTACTCTTTAAAGCACTACCTAtgcaaaccaaaaaaaataaaatatctaTGTATCACAATTTGGACAAAATACTTTATTTAAGTGTATATagaatatatattatacatCGATATCAACTAAAAAACCACTAACCATTCGTCattatgaaaaataaattttataaaatttcataTAAGTGTACATAGATATAAGCATCCAACTTGAACGTCTTTGTGTGTTAATCGTTATAAGTtaataaattgaataaaaatataaatacttttataAAGTTTTCAAATTATTAACTATTACAAATAATGGTGTCTAAAGATATGCTTCAAAAATAGAATTTAGATGAATTCTTTCGTACCCTAAATATGTCGTTGCTtacttttagacaacttgatAAGCGATTTGATTTTctgtttctttatttttttaaggtaTTAATATCTACTGATTTTAACTTTAGAATCTAAGTTTCTAAAAATATGCTGCGGACCATTTATATTTACAATTGATTAGATTACATTCATGAATTTTTTTCAGTGAACGCATCAAGTCGGATCAGTCAATAACTGCCGCTTATTAGAAGCCCTAGAGTTTATGGAATAATTAAAGTGTCCCTTAAATAGCTCGTATTGCAATCAATCCCAGTTTAGTTGCCGTTAAATCATGGCCTCAGCCGCTTTGGACTTGGGGAAAAAATCGGAGGACATCCCGGACGACGTTCGCTTGCCCCAGGAGCAGCCCCCTTCACCCTTTTTCGAAACGAAAACCTTCCGCCTCATCTCGATATTTCTGTATCTGGGAGGGATCAGTGGCCTTGGCATGGTGCTGGCACTTTACTATCTCATGTTCTTCGACTCCAGCATGCCGGACATCCACCTCAAGTTCCCCGTCTCCATTGGAGGCCACCCAGTGCAGAAGGTGCACGAGTACCAGTGACCATTTGGCCATTTAACCCATCCATGTGGTAAGTACTAGTGCAAGTACCTTCTCATTTGGAAGGGGGTAAGGGGGCAGACTGCGGCTAATTGGATTTGAAATGctagcaaaggcgggaaaaaTGCGACTCTCTTACACTCAACTAGTGAATTCCCTTGAAAAAATAAAGTATATTGCTATTTACTCAAAAAATGTGTAAAacaaattaacaaaaataattgtCATTAGTTCCagagaaattaaaagattTCTCATAATTTTTCTTCAGCAGGGAAAACCTACACTAGAATCTTGTGCTCAGATGCTATGTATAAGTTCACATTTATATCTTGAACGTCCATATGCATTAATCATTAGAAAGtactaaattaaataaaaatataaagtaGGAACTTCAATAGGGTTTTATGACTAAGGACTAAAAATCTTCCGTGCTTTAAATATAtggttgcatacttttagacagctTCAAAGtgatttaataatattaatgtcCTTTCTTGGTTTTATTTACGAGtattattcaaaaatattaaaacagcTTTCAAGTATATACTTTCTTATAGGAAATAATTTTCCAAAACCTAGCGATTAACATAATCTCGGAACCCTACTTGATAAAAGTACCTACAAGTCAATAGTGTATAAATGCTCATTAAGTGTATTCTATAACTCGAAGTCTCAAGTCAATGATCTAACTACCTCTATAAGCTTAGAAATTCGTCTATGCCCTCTACCCAGACACGCTATTCATCACCATCGCCACTTGCATTTCCTTGACCAAACATGAATATTGAATCTACATACGACCAGTATAAGTATACTAGACCACAAAACTGAAAAGAACGACAAGGAATGAAGTGAAGTGGGTTGGAATCGGGATTGGAGGAGTGACGACTACGACGACGACGATGGCGGGAAATCAAACCGGGTCAAGTGGTCGTCAAAGAACGCAGCACGTGATGGGGGATCTGGTTGGGCCTGGGGTCTAGTACTTGGGCACTACTCGTAGTGCAACTGGCGAATCTTATTAGCGTGGCCCCCAAGACGATGCCCCCTCCTTTGGGGCCCAACCCCCAAAGAAACCGCAAAAAACAGTCGAGCGGAATGCGAAAACCGAGGAACAAGAGCAGAAAAAGAAACAGATACAAAGACCAGATCCCCGGACAGTTGTGTTCAGTTCGTCCGAAGCGACGGTTACGGTTCGATTTTGCCAcctatttataaaaaactattttttcgGTACTTCCGAGAGTGAGTCTACACAGAATGAGCGCTCCATCGGGAATGTTGTCCAATCTGGCCGAGGTGGTCAAGGAGGCCAAGGATgaggagatccaggtgcccaAGTCCAATGACTTCTTCGAGTCGAAGGCCTTTCGCCTGCTCACCCTGGTGCTCTACATGGGCGGCGTGAGCGGCATGGGCCTCACTTTGGCGGTCTACTACCTGTTCATCTGGGACTCACGCATGCCGCCGCTGCCCGTGTTCAAGCACACGCATCCAATTGGCTAGGATCAGATGGCCAGAAAAACAGCCGCCAGCCATATTGTTCTCCCATCGACATCAGTGACCAGATTCGGGTGAGTGGCCTGACC harbors:
- the inaF-A gene encoding uncharacterized protein inaF-A, which encodes MASAALDLGKKSEDIPDDVRLPQEQPPSPFFETKTFRLISIFLYLGGISGLGMVLALYYLMFFDSSMPDIHLKFPVSIGGHPVQKVHEYQ
- the inaF-B gene encoding uncharacterized protein inaF-B, coding for MSAPSGMLSNLAEVVKEAKDEEIQVPKSNDFFESKAFRLLTLVLYMGGVSGMGLTLAVYYLFIWDSRMPPLPVFKHTHPIG